One Cupriavidus pauculus genomic window, ATCCGCGCATGCGCGAGCCGTTCTTCGAGACGCTCGATGCCGTGGAAACGGCGCTCGACGATTTTGTGGAGGCGCTGGCAAGCCAGGCCGAGCGGGCCGAATCGCTCGAGCAATGCCATCGCCGCGCGGTGGAACTGTCGCAACGGCTGACGGCGTGGCGCCGCGATGCGGTCTCCGCGCCGGCCCCGCAAACCGCGACGGCGGAGGGGGCCGAGGCTGCCGAGGACGGCGCTGGCGAGCGCACCCCGTCCGCCACCCCGCCCGCCACCCCGCCCGCCGCCACGGACCCGCCCAAGGCACTGGGTCCGGAAACCGTCCGCTGGGTCGAAGTCTTCTCCCAATCGGTCCAGCTCCACCGCACGCCGCTCTCGATCGCCCCGATCTTCACGCGGCAGCGCGAAGGGCAGCCGCGCGCGTGGGTGTTCACGTCCGCCACCCTGTCCGTCAAGGGCAATTTCGCGCATTACGCCGCCCAGCTCGGGCTCGACAAGGACCGTTCCCTGACGTTGCCGAGCCCGTTCGACTACGCGTCGCAGGGCCTGCTCTATGTGCCGCGCGACATGCCCCAGCCGCAGGCGCCGAATTTTACGGAAGCCGTGGTGGAACGCGCGCTGCCGCTGATCGAGGCCGCGGGTGGCCGGACCTTCCTGCTCTGCACCACGCTGCGCGCGGTGCAGAAGGCGTCCGATATGCTGTACGACGCCTTCGCGGAACGGGGGCTCGAGTTGCCGCTGCTCGTGCAGGGCCAGGCCAGCCGCACCGAACTGCTCGATCGCTTCCGCGAACTCGGCAACGCGGTGCTGGTCGGCAGCCAGAGCTTCTGGGAGGGCGTCGATGTCCGGGGCGAGGCGCTGTCGCTGGTCATCATCGACAAGCTGCCGTTCGCGCCGCCCGACGATCCCGTGCTGGCCGCGCGCATGGAGGTGCTGCAGAAGAAGGGGCTGAGCCCGTTCGCCGTGCACCAGCTCCCGCATGCGGTCATCACGCTCAAGCAGGGCGCGGGCCGGCTGATCCGCTCGGAGTCCGATCGCGGCGTGCTGGCCATCTGCGATATGCGGCTCGTGGAGAAGCCCTATGGGCGCCAGATCTGGCAGAGCCTGCCGCCGTTCACGCGTACGCGGGAGGAGGCGACGGTGATCAAGTTTCTGGAAGACCTGCGGACGCCGGATAAGGAAACCACATAAGGGAAACGACAAAAAAAGCCTCGCGCGAGCGAGGCTTTTTTTGTTGGCGGGGCGTTACGCCATCAGGCGGTCAGAACACTTCCCACCACGACTTGTCCTTGCGGCGCTCACCGTACTTGATGAAGTCGCTGTTCGGATAGTTGTGCTCCATCACGCGTGCCGTGTCGTCGCGCAGATCCTTCATGCCGAGCGAGTCGTACGAGCGGATCATGATGTACAGCGCTTCCTCGTTGGCGGGCGCGCCATCGTATTCCTTGAGCGACTGCTGCGCGCGGTTCACCGCGGCCAGGTACGCGCCGCGACGGTAGTAGTAGCGCGCCGCGTGCACCTCGTGCTGTGCGAGGGCGTTGACGATGTACTGCATGCGCTGGCGCGCATCCTCGGTGTACTTGCTGTCCGGGAAGCGCGTGACGAGCGTGTTGAACGCATCGAACGCGGCCTTTGCCGCCTTCGGATCGCGTTCGCTG contains:
- a CDS encoding ATP-dependent DNA helicase, producing the protein MSDLSATPPEEGGDPTVGVDAVDVAPDLASELRAASAAQLATQAEQLGKIFADTGTLASAIPGYRPRASQKQMAEAVAGAISQHDTVIVEAGTGTGKTFAYLVPAMLWGGKVILSTGTKNLQDQLFLRDIPTVRHALNVPISVSLLKGRANYVCHYHLERAQANGRLASKQDAAWLRDIAKFAKTTASGDKAELAAVPENAPVWQLVTSTRDNCLGSECPNYKECFVMRARKEAQQADVVVVNHHLFFADVVLRDTGMAELLPAANTVIFDEAHQLPETATLFFGDTLSTSQLLEIARDTVAEGLSHARDAVDWVGLGAPLERATRDLRLVFGRDNMRLAVGQIESDPRMREPFFETLDAVETALDDFVEALASQAERAESLEQCHRRAVELSQRLTAWRRDAVSAPAPQTATAEGAEAAEDGAGERTPSATPPATPPAATDPPKALGPETVRWVEVFSQSVQLHRTPLSIAPIFTRQREGQPRAWVFTSATLSVKGNFAHYAAQLGLDKDRSLTLPSPFDYASQGLLYVPRDMPQPQAPNFTEAVVERALPLIEAAGGRTFLLCTTLRAVQKASDMLYDAFAERGLELPLLVQGQASRTELLDRFRELGNAVLVGSQSFWEGVDVRGEALSLVIIDKLPFAPPDDPVLAARMEVLQKKGLSPFAVHQLPHAVITLKQGAGRLIRSESDRGVLAICDMRLVEKPYGRQIWQSLPPFTRTREEATVIKFLEDLRTPDKETT
- a CDS encoding outer membrane protein assembly factor BamD, whose protein sequence is MLLAGGCVLLSACGLLGDQPDETAGWSANKLYSEAKDALDGGDYPRAVKLYEKLEGRYPFGRYAQQAQIDTAYANYRDGETAAALAAIDRFIQLHPSHPNIDYAYYLKGLINFNDNLGWLGRFSGQDLSERDPKAAKAAFDAFNTLVTRFPDSKYTEDARQRMQYIVNALAQHEVHAARYYYRRGAYLAAVNRAQQSLKEYDGAPANEEALYIMIRSYDSLGMKDLRDDTARVMEHNYPNSDFIKYGERRKDKSWWEVF